One part of the Hydra vulgaris chromosome 01, alternate assembly HydraT2T_AEP genome encodes these proteins:
- the LOC136074269 gene encoding uncharacterized protein LOC136074269: MTVTLVEIKKMIKNMLDEFEKKTEAMLKRQEVNFVNIINANLKITNERLDKVEKLYNDNTSILKLLSKDVEELKISLNFHEEIFENKIKTAITVVDKKKETNDKIKGKSEFVYVKNKLREIEDRARRNNLRIDGIEEAENETWEVSEAKVLNLFEEQLGLVNIKIERAHRTGNTVTKNPRTIVLKLLDFKDKIAILKKSSSLKGKNLYINEDFCAETNLIRKDLREKMKVERESGKFAYISYDKLIVRDWKEKESILCP; this comes from the coding sequence atgACAGTTACTCTCgtggaaataaaaaagatgatcAAGAATATGTTGGAcgaatttgagaaaaaaacgGAAGCTATGCTTAAAAGACAAGAAGTAAATTTCGTAAATATAATTAacgcaaatttaaaaataacaaacgaACGTTTAGATAAAGTTGAAAAGCTATATAATGACAATACaagtattttgaaattattatcaaaagatGTTGAAGAGTTGAAAATAAGCTTAAACTTCCatgaagaaatttttgaaaacaaaataaagaccGCCATTACAGTCgtggataaaaaaaaagaaacaaacgaCAAAATAAAAGGTAAGAGTGaatttgtttatgtaaaaaataaattaagagaaaTAGAGGACCGAGCAAGAAGAAATAATCTAAGGATAGACGGAATAGAGGAAGCTGAAAACGAAACCTGGGAAGTGAGTGAGGCAAAGGTTCTAAATTTGTTTGAAGAGCAACTTGGCttggtaaatataaaaattgagcGAGCGCATCGCACTGGTAACACGGTCACTAAAAACCCGAGGACTATAGTTCTCAAATTGTTGGACTTCAAGGATAAAATCGCAATCCTCAAAAAATCTTCaagtttaaaaggaaaaaatttatatattaacgaGGACTTCTGCGCGGAAACAAACCTTATTCGAAAAGATTTGCGTGAAAAAATGAAAGTGGAAAGAGAGTCGGGGAAATTTGCATACATATCGTACGATAAATTAATCGTACGTGATTGGAAAGAAAAGGAAAGTATTTTATGTCCTTAA